Genomic DNA from uncultured Fibrobacter sp.:
TTTTTCGGTAATGTTCGGAGTACAGCTTTCAGCAAGGCCCTGGTAGTCGTCCTTGAACTTGCAGATTCCAATCACGGAGCGGATGGCGTTGTAGTACCAGTGGCGGTAAAATTCGAGTTCCTTCTTCTGTAACAGCTTGAGCGAGACACCCTTGAGCGCCTGCATGCGTTCGTAATGCTGGAGTGCGTCGGAATCGGTTTTTGCACGGCCGAAATACACCATTTCGGCCCAGTAGTCGGCTTCCTTGCCTTCGAGTTCGAAGAAATCCGCAGCGGGCTGTATCAGGCTGAGCGGCAAATGAATCTTGCCCTGGGACACGCGCAAAAGGTTACCCGGATCGGCCCCCATCTTCATGGCCATGTAACGCCAAGAAATGACAGTTTTGCGCTGCTTAAAATCCTCAAAGGCATCCCTCAACCACTCGCGATAGTCCGTATATTCGAAAATCTTCTTCATAACAATAAAGATAATTCCTTGACTATCAAAAACCTATGATTTGGGACTAAACTCCGTTGTCGAACTTTACAACAGTTTTCAGGTCCTTGTCGCAGGAAGCACTCCAGCGGCATTCCGGCTTTTCAGCGATGGATTCATCGGCGCAGGTGCCCCTAAAATAAAGAATTTCGGGATTTTCGGGAGATCGTCCGTAGGCGACCACGTAGCTCAGTTCGCCCTCCGTGGAGACGTTCACCAAGGGGTCCGCCATCAACTTCCCCGTGAGCAAAATCACACACTCGTCCTTGCGGGGCATCAGCGAATCCGCCTCACCCGCTATCGGAACCCAGCGAAGCTGAAGCGGACGAAAATCGACCTCGGGCTCCTTTTGGCCGGCACAACCGGAAAAGAGGAGAATTGACAAAGCGACGAAACTAAAAACAATAAATAAACGCAAGTTTAAATCATTCCTCTTCGGCCCTTCGGCAAGCTCAGGGACCTGAGTCAGTTAGCGAACTTGCAAACCACACTCAGGATGACCCGCTCCAGGGAGACATACTTCTGCCTACCTGGAGTGTCTGAACGTTGCGCTGGTGACGCGGTTGCGTCCATTTTCCTTGGAGGCGTACAGGGCCTTGTCGGCGCGTTCGAACAGGCGTTTCGGGTCTTCGCCGGCAATCATTTCGGCAATACCGAAGGAACAGGTGATCTGCTGCTGCTTAATCAGCTGGGCGCTTTCGATAGCCATGCGGAGCTTTTCGGCAAGGAACTGGGCGTTCTGCATCGGCGTATCGCCACAGAGAATCACGAATTCTTCGCCACCCCAACGCACCAGGGCGTCGGTATTGCGGATCTTGCTCTGGATAAGCTTTGCAAGGTTCACCAGGACCTCGTCGCCCACCATGTGGCCGTAAGTATCGTTCACATACTTGAAGTGGTCGATATCCAATATGACGAACGAAACCGGACTATCGTTCTTGCTCAGGTTTTCCTGTTCACGCATCAGCACGGAGCTGAAGCCGGCACGGTTGAGACATCCCGTAAGCGGGTCTTCCTTGCTGGACTTTTCGTATTCGCTCTTTTCGATTTCGAGGGCACGCAGGTTCTTTTCGAGTTCTTCGCGTTTTTTCTTGTTGGCCGCACGTTCGCGGCTGTAGTCGAAGAAGCGGATCACGAGGATAACAAAGAAGGTGATGAACCAGAGGGCGACAAGCGCAATCGCCAGCTCTTCCTTTTCGATCATCTTGCCCTTGAAGCAAAGCCCCTTGATTTCAAGCGTTCCGTAGCCAAGCGGCGCGTTCGTACCCGTCTGAATTTCGATCAGCGGAATATTAGACAGATCGACCCTTGCATTGTGGACGTTGATTTCGTTCTGGGCCACCCACCAGCCAGCCACACGGAATTCCTGCGGAACAAATACGGCCGGATAGGTTTCTTCGAGCGGGAAAAATTCAATTTCGTTGAACTTGAGCGACGTTTCGTCACCGGGGCGCGAGAACGTACTGTCGTAACCGCGCATGTAAAGACGGACCGTACCTTCGCCACGGGGTTTCACCCACACGAAGATGCTGTCGAACTTGGAGAGGTTTTCGCCACGGGCCTTACCGTCGCCCAGGAAAATCTTGACACCCGCATACGGATAGGCATAGCCTTCCTTAAGTTCATAGTCCACGATAATGGACGAATCCGTACGGATCAGCTGTACTGCCGAAGATCCACCATCAGCGGAATCGGTTTCAGCAATCAGGTACGGGTAGTCATTCAAATAGAGGGGTTTGATGACATCCATGCCGTTCTGATATGCGAACAATGCGATGACCGTGACGGCCAACAGCACGAAAATCAGGATATTCATCCTGAACAGCACGTATATCTTTTCAAAAATCCTAGACATGGGCGATTCCTACCATTAATCTCGTTTTAAATATATAAAAAAGAGCGACTATTATTCCAAAATGTCATTTTTGTATCGACAAAAGACGCTTTTTTACAGATTTTCGGAGTCTAACGGGAAAGCCAGCGGCCCAATTTGCCAACGACGGGGCGCAAGGTGCGTGCAAGTTCCGCCTGGGAATGTTCATCCGGATGGCCGTGGAGCGCTACGTTATCCGTACGAACCTCGATAAATTCCAGATCCTTTTTCCCTGCGGCGAGCTGACTTTCGTAAATGGACTTAACTGTGGGCGTAAGGTCATCATTCGGCCAGACCTTGGTAGATACCAACAGGAACCGGACTCCCGGATGAGCGCTACGAAGTTTTTCGAGCAGTTTTACATACGCCTTCTTGTAATCGTCCTTGTTCGCATAGGGAGGATTCCCCTGAAAATCGTTGATTCCTATAAAAAGGACTATGACCTGAGGATGGAAGGAGTCGAAATCGTAACGCAAATCGGTATCGGTAATACCGCCTGCCAGGTCGGATTCCGCAAGACCGGGAACCGTATATTCGTAAAGGCGGCTTATGGTCCATTCGGGGACGATATTGTCGTAGTTGCGTACAAGTCCGCGTCCGCTAAAGGCGTTCACCTGGAAATCAGCCTTGAAACCGTCGGCCAGCAGGAACGCATAACTCTTCGAGGCATTTGTCGCCTTGAACACAAAAGAATCAGGGTCGCCCAGTTTGCCGTCGA
This window encodes:
- a CDS encoding TIGR02147 family protein; the encoded protein is MKKIFEYTDYREWLRDAFEDFKQRKTVISWRYMAMKMGADPGNLLRVSQGKIHLPLSLIQPAADFFELEGKEADYWAEMVYFGRAKTDSDALQHYERMQALKGVSLKLLQKKELEFYRHWYYNAIRSVIGICKFKDDYQGLAESCTPNITEKEARDAVKLLSDLNMISTDRDGYWKVNDMFVSTGGNWRSQAVRAFQHETIRLADESLDRHQPFLRDISTVTMTFCMDDIQLLREKINAFREDLLRLSQEGTDDDTVFQLNIQMFPLAFTKPLKEKDK
- a CDS encoding GGDEF domain-containing protein; its protein translation is MSRIFEKIYVLFRMNILIFVLLAVTVIALFAYQNGMDVIKPLYLNDYPYLIAETDSADGGSSAVQLIRTDSSIIVDYELKEGYAYPYAGVKIFLGDGKARGENLSKFDSIFVWVKPRGEGTVRLYMRGYDSTFSRPGDETSLKFNEIEFFPLEETYPAVFVPQEFRVAGWWVAQNEINVHNARVDLSNIPLIEIQTGTNAPLGYGTLEIKGLCFKGKMIEKEELAIALVALWFITFFVILVIRFFDYSRERAANKKKREELEKNLRALEIEKSEYEKSSKEDPLTGCLNRAGFSSVLMREQENLSKNDSPVSFVILDIDHFKYVNDTYGHMVGDEVLVNLAKLIQSKIRNTDALVRWGGEEFVILCGDTPMQNAQFLAEKLRMAIESAQLIKQQQITCSFGIAEMIAGEDPKRLFERADKALYASKENGRNRVTSATFRHSR
- a CDS encoding GDSL-type esterase/lipase family protein; the protein is MEKFSENLLFSGRWEHGKECSRTSAPAAMVEFNASAKLLEFELEGEARFRLDEDGKQIAVIETGARNVYKVKTAGGAHRYRLIKISESNPGGISLYKVSTDKAGSFAPPPKHTNRRIEFIGDSFTVGYGVDGKLGDPDSFVFKATNASKSYAFLLADGFKADFQVNAFSGRGLVRNYDNIVPEWTISRLYEYTVPGLAESDLAGGITDTDLRYDFDSFHPQVIVLFIGINDFQGNPPYANKDDYKKAYVKLLEKLRSAHPGVRFLLVSTKVWPNDDLTPTVKSIYESQLAAGKKDLEFIEVRTDNVALHGHPDEHSQAELARTLRPVVGKLGRWLSR